A genome region from Myroides fluvii includes the following:
- a CDS encoding SWIM zinc finger family protein, producing MNIQERLKQLTAKEKAQIKAVEVRELDEEDAGHFVAFVDEGEETYDVQIHLDDQQIKQLTCDCGTTSGLCIHQGAVLLQITQKGLKVAPTQLVKKSRAKAKQTVSTVLVQEQSKEVLAQWLVEVFKKNKTLEQQFIVTFSQEKVDYTVEYVEEIMQQTFKAVAGRRKTLEGVKIKKILDTLAIAFEPVNDFITVNIDKPIAYELFSKIMLDIQAFDRRISHHSKKFTDFYQSYSTWFALTLNNTQNQSVWQEQVKQLMHRVFIENSNTRTVDTVLLKHIYDHVNLEQQKDFAFALQPSVLQTTHTRYDFKMDFVSFIRDVALTHDFYEEVYPFFAIKD from the coding sequence ATGAATATACAAGAACGACTGAAGCAACTTACAGCAAAAGAGAAAGCTCAAATTAAAGCAGTGGAAGTACGCGAGTTGGATGAGGAAGATGCGGGGCATTTTGTGGCCTTTGTCGATGAAGGGGAAGAAACCTATGATGTACAAATTCATTTAGACGACCAACAAATAAAACAACTGACTTGTGATTGTGGAACTACAAGTGGACTTTGTATTCATCAGGGGGCTGTATTGTTGCAAATCACTCAAAAGGGATTGAAAGTTGCACCCACTCAATTGGTGAAAAAGAGTAGAGCAAAGGCAAAACAAACGGTGAGTACTGTGTTGGTACAAGAGCAAAGTAAAGAAGTACTGGCGCAGTGGTTGGTAGAAGTATTTAAGAAAAATAAAACCTTGGAACAACAGTTTATCGTTACCTTTTCTCAAGAAAAAGTAGATTATACGGTAGAATATGTAGAGGAAATCATGCAGCAAACGTTTAAGGCTGTAGCGGGTAGACGCAAAACATTAGAAGGAGTAAAGATTAAAAAAATATTGGATACGCTGGCTATTGCTTTTGAACCGGTGAATGATTTTATAACCGTGAATATCGATAAGCCCATTGCTTATGAACTCTTTTCAAAAATCATGTTGGATATACAAGCGTTTGATAGACGAATCTCTCATCACAGCAAGAAATTTACCGATTTTTATCAAAGTTATAGTACTTGGTTTGCGTTGACGTTGAATAATACCCAAAATCAGAGCGTATGGCAAGAACAGGTCAAACAGTTGATGCATCGTGTTTTTATTGAAAATAGCAACACGCGAACGGTGGATACCGTGCTATTAAAGCATATTTATGATCATGTAAACCTTGAACAACAAAAAGATTTTGCTTTCGCTTTACAGCCAAGTGTCCTTCAAACGACACATACGCGATACGATTTCAAAATGGATTTTGTCAGTTTTATTCGCGATGTGGCATTAACGCATGATTTTTATGAAGAAGTATATCCTTTTTTTGCCATTAAAGATTGA
- a CDS encoding rhodanese-like domain-containing protein: MLQWLKNIFGLAEDKTSLATLVQEGAILIDVRTQGEYLSGSANKAVNIPLDQLVARSDRYSKETPLIVFCRSGIRSQQAKRVLEQLGYQKVYNGGGVRKVINQLK; the protein is encoded by the coding sequence ATGTTACAGTGGTTAAAAAACATATTCGGTTTAGCTGAGGATAAAACTTCATTGGCAACCTTAGTGCAAGAAGGAGCGATTTTAATTGACGTTCGAACTCAAGGAGAATACCTCAGTGGGAGCGCAAATAAAGCTGTTAATATTCCCTTAGATCAATTGGTTGCTAGAAGTGATCGATATAGCAAGGAAACCCCTTTAATCGTCTTCTGTAGAAGTGGTATACGAAGTCAACAAGCCAAAAGAGTATTGGAACAGTTGGGCTATCAAAAGGTATATAATGGAGGAGGCGTTCGCAAGGTAATCAATCAATTAAAGTAG
- a CDS encoding class I SAM-dependent methyltransferase, which translates to MSQQFWEERYKQEDYVYGIEPNAFLKEVLPLDGQGKKMLFVAEGEGRNAVYAATLGYTVDAFDLSTEAKKKAMRLASKQGVELQYDVCTVEDWPSNEAQYDGLVLIYAHFPQEKRRAYHRHLAQALKFGGMLILEAFSPKQIEQRTKGSIGGPGELEMLYPLEQLMEDFPSFQFHLAQEKEVELREGHFHQGTGAVIRLMGQKK; encoded by the coding sequence ATGAGTCAACAATTTTGGGAAGAGCGGTATAAACAAGAAGATTATGTATATGGAATAGAACCTAATGCTTTTCTAAAAGAAGTATTGCCGTTGGATGGACAAGGCAAAAAAATGTTGTTTGTAGCCGAAGGAGAAGGAAGAAATGCTGTTTATGCCGCCACATTGGGCTATACGGTTGATGCATTTGATTTAAGTACAGAAGCAAAGAAAAAAGCCATGCGATTAGCTTCTAAACAAGGGGTAGAATTACAGTATGACGTTTGTACTGTAGAAGATTGGCCCAGTAACGAAGCCCAATACGATGGACTTGTTTTGATTTATGCTCATTTTCCTCAGGAGAAGCGTCGAGCGTATCACCGCCATTTGGCACAAGCTCTAAAATTTGGAGGGATGCTTATTCTAGAAGCGTTCTCCCCTAAACAAATAGAGCAAAGAACGAAAGGAAGTATAGGCGGACCTGGAGAACTTGAAATGCTTTATCCGTTAGAACAGTTGATGGAAGATTTTCCCTCTTTTCAATTTCATTTAGCACAAGAAAAAGAAGTCGAGTTACGAGAAGGACACTTTCATCAAGGGACTGGAGCGGTTATTCGATTGATGGGACAAAAAAAATAA
- the purL gene encoding phosphoribosylformylglycinamidine synthase yields the protein MIYFFENPSKKFYAVQVENILSIEDIQKLNWLFGNATHLDQKVIDKSFIGPRATMITPWSTNAVEITQNMGILGIARIEEFFEANQQEFDPMLSQVFESLNQDIFAINIQPEPIIYIDDIAKYNQEEGLALNEEEIGYLEDLATKIDRKLTDSEVFGFSQVNSEHCRHKIFNGTFVIDGEEKPTSLFKLIKKTSETNPNDIVSAYKDNVAFVKGPRVTQFAPLSADKPDFYAEKEFDSVISLKAETHNFPTTVEPFNGAATGSGGEIRDRLAGGQGSLPLAGTAIYMTSYSRLEENRPWEKAMDERAWLYQTPIDILIKASNGASDFGNKFGQPLITGSILTFEHEEEARKLGFDKVIMQAGGIGYGKLDQAIKHKPAQGDQVVILGGENYRIGMGGAAVSSSNTGAFGSGIELNAIQRSNPEMQKRAANAIRGLVEADHNPIVSIHDHGAGGHLNCLSELVEETGGHINLDQLPIGDPTLSAKETIGNESQERMGLVIGKKDMDTLARIAERERAPMYAVGEITNDHRFTIESAKTGAKPMDFAIEEMFGSSPKTIMADQTIARVYADLDYSVEKVDDYLNQLLQLEAVASKDWLTNKVDRCVGGRVAKQQCTGPLQLPLNNLGAMALDYKGKEGIATTVGHAPVVALVDPTAGSRNAIAEALSNIVWAPLKEQMKGISLSANWMWACNNPGEDARLYEAVQACSDFAIELGINIPTGKDSLSMKQKYPNDEVIAPGTVIISAAANCTDITKIVEPTLKKNAGSIYYIRLSQDSFKLGGSSFAQILNKIGQEVPTIQDAAYFKKAFNAVQGLVENNQIAAGHDIGSGGLITTLLEMTFADINLGARYDLTALNEQDTVKVLFNENIGLVIQAQNDETFEKTLQAAGVEATKIGTVLAEETVSFQNGNDSFSYSVPAIRDTWYKTSYLLDQKQTKNNKATDRFNNYKNQPLQFAFPAQFDGKKPALDASKPRPKAAIIREKGSNSEREVANAMFLAGFDVKDVHMTDLISGRETLEDIQFIGAVGGFSNSDVLGSAKGWAGAFMYNEKANTALKNFFARQDTLSVGICNGCQLFMELELINPEHAVHGKMLHNDSQKHESNFTSVTIQENNSIMLSTLAGSTLGVWISHGEGKFNLPEAESNYNIVAKYAYDSYPANPNGSDYNTAMMCDNTGRHLVMMPHIERSLFQWHWANYPEGRKDEVSPWMEAFVNARQWIEANNAK from the coding sequence ATGATTTATTTCTTCGAAAACCCTTCGAAAAAGTTCTACGCTGTACAGGTGGAGAACATTTTATCTATTGAAGATATTCAAAAACTAAACTGGCTTTTTGGCAATGCAACGCACCTCGATCAAAAAGTAATTGACAAATCATTTATTGGTCCTCGCGCAACCATGATTACGCCTTGGAGTACAAATGCGGTTGAAATTACACAAAACATGGGGATTCTTGGAATTGCTCGCATTGAAGAATTTTTCGAAGCGAATCAGCAAGAATTTGACCCAATGTTGTCACAAGTGTTTGAATCGTTAAACCAAGATATATTTGCGATTAACATTCAACCAGAACCGATTATTTACATTGACGATATTGCGAAATACAACCAAGAAGAGGGATTAGCACTAAACGAAGAAGAGATTGGTTATTTAGAAGATTTAGCAACTAAAATTGACCGTAAACTTACAGATTCAGAAGTTTTTGGTTTTTCTCAAGTAAACTCAGAACACTGCCGTCATAAGATTTTCAATGGAACGTTTGTTATTGATGGTGAAGAGAAACCAACGTCTTTATTCAAATTAATTAAGAAAACATCCGAGACCAATCCGAATGATATTGTTTCGGCTTATAAAGATAACGTTGCTTTTGTAAAAGGGCCACGTGTTACACAATTCGCGCCATTATCTGCTGACAAACCTGATTTTTATGCAGAAAAAGAGTTTGATTCAGTGATTTCACTAAAAGCAGAGACGCATAACTTCCCTACAACCGTAGAGCCTTTTAACGGTGCAGCTACAGGTTCTGGAGGGGAAATTCGCGACCGTTTAGCTGGAGGGCAAGGATCATTGCCTTTAGCAGGAACAGCGATTTACATGACTTCGTACTCTCGTTTAGAAGAAAACCGTCCTTGGGAGAAGGCCATGGATGAAAGAGCGTGGTTATACCAAACCCCTATTGATATTTTAATCAAAGCTTCAAATGGGGCTTCTGATTTTGGAAATAAATTCGGACAACCGTTAATTACGGGGTCTATTCTAACTTTTGAACATGAAGAAGAGGCACGCAAGCTTGGTTTCGACAAAGTAATCATGCAAGCGGGTGGTATCGGATATGGAAAGTTAGACCAAGCAATAAAACACAAACCAGCGCAAGGAGACCAAGTAGTAATCTTAGGAGGTGAAAACTACCGTATTGGTATGGGAGGAGCAGCTGTTTCTTCTTCAAATACAGGAGCTTTTGGTTCGGGAATCGAATTAAATGCCATTCAACGTTCTAACCCTGAGATGCAAAAACGCGCAGCAAATGCAATTCGCGGATTAGTTGAAGCAGACCACAACCCTATTGTATCGATTCACGATCACGGTGCGGGTGGACACTTAAACTGTTTGTCTGAATTAGTAGAGGAAACAGGGGGGCACATCAATTTGGATCAACTTCCTATTGGAGACCCAACACTTTCTGCTAAAGAAACAATCGGAAACGAATCTCAAGAGCGTATGGGATTGGTTATTGGCAAGAAAGACATGGATACCTTAGCGCGCATTGCTGAAAGAGAACGCGCACCAATGTATGCCGTAGGTGAAATTACCAATGATCACCGCTTTACCATTGAATCAGCAAAAACAGGAGCTAAACCAATGGATTTCGCTATTGAAGAAATGTTCGGTAGCTCTCCAAAAACCATCATGGCCGATCAAACGATTGCCCGTGTGTATGCTGATTTAGATTATTCGGTTGAAAAAGTAGACGATTACTTAAACCAATTGTTGCAACTAGAAGCAGTTGCTTCTAAAGATTGGTTAACCAATAAAGTAGACCGTTGTGTGGGAGGTCGAGTGGCCAAACAACAATGTACAGGTCCTTTACAATTGCCTTTGAACAACTTAGGTGCTATGGCCTTAGATTACAAAGGAAAAGAAGGAATCGCTACCACAGTAGGACATGCTCCTGTTGTGGCTTTGGTTGACCCTACTGCTGGAAGTAGAAATGCCATTGCTGAAGCGTTATCCAACATTGTTTGGGCACCATTAAAAGAGCAAATGAAAGGGATTTCCTTATCTGCAAACTGGATGTGGGCATGTAATAACCCTGGAGAAGACGCTCGTTTATACGAAGCAGTTCAAGCGTGTTCAGATTTCGCTATTGAACTGGGAATCAATATCCCTACAGGAAAAGACTCCCTTTCTATGAAGCAAAAATACCCGAATGACGAGGTAATTGCTCCTGGAACGGTTATTATTTCTGCGGCAGCTAACTGTACAGATATTACCAAAATCGTAGAGCCTACTTTAAAGAAAAATGCCGGTTCTATTTACTATATTCGCCTATCACAAGACAGCTTTAAATTAGGTGGTTCTTCTTTTGCTCAGATTTTAAACAAAATCGGACAAGAAGTACCGACAATTCAAGATGCAGCCTATTTCAAAAAAGCATTCAATGCCGTTCAAGGATTAGTAGAAAACAACCAAATTGCAGCAGGTCACGATATTGGAAGTGGTGGTTTAATCACAACCCTTTTAGAGATGACTTTTGCAGATATCAACTTAGGAGCGCGTTATGATTTAACAGCTTTAAATGAGCAGGATACAGTAAAAGTTCTTTTTAACGAAAACATCGGTTTAGTCATTCAAGCACAAAACGACGAGACGTTTGAAAAAACGCTACAAGCAGCAGGTGTTGAAGCTACTAAAATCGGAACGGTTTTAGCTGAAGAAACCGTGTCTTTCCAAAACGGAAATGACAGCTTTAGCTATAGTGTTCCAGCCATCCGCGATACGTGGTATAAGACTTCGTATTTATTGGATCAAAAACAAACGAAAAACAACAAAGCGACAGATCGTTTTAACAACTATAAAAACCAACCGTTACAATTTGCTTTCCCAGCACAATTTGACGGAAAGAAACCCGCTCTTGATGCGTCTAAACCACGTCCAAAAGCGGCAATTATCCGCGAAAAGGGAAGTAACTCAGAAAGAGAGGTTGCCAATGCGATGTTCTTAGCTGGATTTGATGTTAAAGACGTTCACATGACGGATTTAATTTCAGGTAGAGAAACATTAGAAGATATTCAATTCATCGGAGCAGTTGGAGGTTTCTCTAACTCAGACGTATTGGGATCGGCTAAAGGATGGGCAGGTGCTTTCATGTACAATGAGAAAGCTAATACAGCCTTGAAAAACTTCTTTGCACGTCAAGATACACTATCTGTTGGTATTTGTAATGGTTGTCAATTGTTTATGGAATTGGAGTTGATCAATCCTGAGCATGCTGTTCACGGAAAAATGTTACACAACGATTCTCAAAAACACGAAAGCAACTTTACTTCAGTAACTATTCAAGAGAACAACTCCATTATGCTATCTACATTAGCAGGTAGTACGTTAGGGGTTTGGATTTCACATGGTGAAGGTAAATTCAATTTACCAGAAGCGGAAAGCAACTACAATATCGTAGCCAAATACGCGTATGATAGCTATCCTGCGAATCCAAATGGTTCGGATTACAATACAGCGATGATGTGTGACAATACAGGTCGCCACTTGGTGATGATGCCACACATTGAGCGTTCATTATTCCAATGGCATTGGGCGAATTACCCAGAAGGACGCAAAGACGAAGTTTCTCCATGGATGGAAGCTTTTGTTAATGCTCGTCAATGGATTGAAGCAAATAACGCTAAATAA
- a CDS encoding right-handed parallel beta-helix repeat-containing protein — MNTLRLMMFFIALFSLVSCRTDLDFEPYTQPLRFSADTVYLDPVFTETQSSSHLVKIYNTSNKNIKIPQLTLGKGEQSYFNLLIEGVSAKKFTNIELLAKDSLYVFVHTLGKADTQAKDFIYVDQIRLLGNSQPQSIELVTLIKDAYFLHPGKGGKQVLHTVQLDDKTTVDGFYFGDLEVHAANSLTMNDTKPYVIYGYAIIPENKILTLQRGTQIYFHENSGIIGLPGSAIDAEGTLDQPILLRGNRLEPAYAYTAGQWSGIRMQNPSTSILNHVTIEQAKIGLYLENATDFTIRNTKLFNHLYSALYASNSKVVGQNIIAAHTQNATVVLRNGGDYTFQHCTFSNTGLRPDQTALLVANATATPFEHLTIQNSILHTSIAQSFLFETKDNANIHFQSTAFKDTSKRNKTIEIYNYANESMYKNTILLDTPTLATIDFKNPKKNEFHYSSQMTQLIGKGDAEIARTIARDIDGKDRSKSADLGAYQHIETTKE; from the coding sequence ATGAATACACTTCGGTTAATGATGTTCTTTATCGCCTTGTTCAGCCTTGTCAGTTGCCGAACAGATTTGGATTTTGAACCCTATACCCAACCGTTGCGTTTTTCTGCAGATACGGTCTATCTTGATCCTGTTTTTACTGAAACACAATCAAGTTCTCATCTGGTAAAAATCTACAATACGAGTAATAAAAACATTAAAATTCCACAATTAACCTTAGGCAAAGGCGAGCAATCGTATTTCAATTTATTAATTGAGGGTGTCTCTGCTAAGAAATTTACCAATATAGAGCTTCTTGCTAAAGACAGCTTATACGTTTTTGTTCACACCCTGGGTAAAGCAGATACACAAGCCAAAGATTTCATTTATGTCGATCAAATTCGCCTCTTGGGCAATAGCCAACCCCAAAGTATTGAACTGGTAACGTTAATCAAGGATGCTTATTTTTTACATCCAGGCAAAGGAGGAAAACAGGTATTACACACGGTTCAACTGGACGACAAAACAACGGTTGATGGCTTTTATTTCGGTGATTTGGAGGTTCATGCTGCGAATTCACTAACGATGAATGATACAAAACCTTACGTGATCTATGGTTATGCGATTATTCCCGAAAACAAAATCTTAACCTTACAGCGAGGCACGCAAATTTACTTTCACGAAAATTCTGGAATAATTGGTTTACCTGGTAGTGCAATAGACGCAGAAGGCACCTTAGATCAACCGATTCTACTGCGCGGTAATCGCTTGGAACCTGCTTATGCTTATACCGCTGGGCAATGGTCGGGTATTCGCATGCAAAACCCTAGTACTAGCATACTGAATCACGTGACGATTGAACAGGCAAAGATTGGCTTATACCTTGAAAATGCAACGGATTTTACCATCCGAAATACCAAATTATTCAATCACCTTTACTCTGCATTATATGCAAGCAACTCTAAAGTAGTAGGACAAAACATCATTGCAGCACACACGCAAAATGCAACAGTTGTTTTGCGCAATGGCGGAGATTACACCTTTCAACATTGTACCTTTAGCAATACGGGACTCCGTCCAGATCAAACGGCACTGCTTGTTGCAAACGCCACGGCAACTCCTTTTGAACACTTGACGATTCAAAACAGTATTTTACACACCTCAATAGCGCAAAGTTTCCTCTTCGAAACGAAAGACAACGCGAATATTCATTTTCAATCTACTGCTTTTAAAGATACAAGTAAGCGAAACAAGACGATTGAGATTTACAATTACGCCAATGAATCGATGTACAAAAACACGATTTTATTGGATACTCCTACACTAGCAACGATAGATTTTAAAAATCCAAAAAAGAACGAATTTCACTATTCTAGTCAAATGACACAGTTAATTGGCAAGGGAGATGCTGAAATTGCCCGTACTATTGCTCGAGATATCGACGGAAAAGACCGTAGTAAATCAGCAGATTTGGGTGCTTATCAACATATTGAAACTACAAAAGAATAA
- a CDS encoding glycosyltransferase family 2 protein, translated as MKKKITLLVPTKNEESNIRACILSAKNIVDEVYIVDSFSTDKTVELAQELGATVLWRKFDNYSDQKNWAIEQMPSDWILLLDADEQLTPELEQEIRRLIEEDKLNEHDAYWVYRKNFFFNREIKFSGYQKDKVIRLFKKDVSRYTNRVHECLQVKGTLGFLSAKLYHNTYRGFDFHIAKLSKYASLQAEDYNQKTGKITGYHFIIKPGLRFLKHYLLKQGFRDGVPGLILSSLNAYATFLRYVKLWMLRNNIDK; from the coding sequence ATGAAAAAGAAGATCACTCTTTTAGTTCCCACAAAGAATGAAGAGTCCAACATTAGAGCCTGTATTTTATCTGCTAAGAATATAGTGGACGAAGTATATATTGTAGATTCATTCAGTACAGATAAAACAGTAGAACTTGCCCAAGAACTTGGTGCAACTGTACTGTGGCGTAAATTTGACAATTACTCCGATCAAAAGAATTGGGCGATTGAGCAAATGCCAAGTGACTGGATTCTCCTACTTGATGCTGATGAGCAGCTAACTCCAGAACTTGAACAAGAAATAAGAAGGTTGATTGAGGAGGATAAACTAAACGAACACGACGCTTATTGGGTGTATCGTAAAAATTTCTTTTTTAACCGTGAAATTAAATTTTCAGGCTATCAAAAGGACAAGGTAATTCGCCTGTTTAAAAAAGACGTGTCTCGTTATACCAATCGCGTTCACGAGTGTTTACAGGTAAAGGGAACCCTCGGTTTTTTATCTGCTAAATTGTATCACAACACCTATAGGGGATTTGATTTTCACATTGCCAAACTAAGTAAATATGCTAGTTTACAGGCAGAGGATTACAATCAAAAAACGGGAAAAATAACAGGATATCATTTCATCATAAAACCCGGCCTTCGCTTCCTCAAACACTATCTATTAAAACAAGGGTTTCGCGATGGTGTACCCGGTTTAATTCTTTCCTCTCTAAATGCTTATGCGACGTTTTTACGTTACGTAAAGCTCTGGATGCTAAGAAATAACATTGACAAATAA
- a CDS encoding glycosyltransferase family 2 protein produces MAISGLVITFNEEKNIEKCIDALFQYCDEVIIIDSNSTDNTVALAESRGAKVYLQAFLGDGPQRTHGLQFCKHDWIMNLDADEFLDTDALAFIQKKGYENSPFDGFKFRVKNFLGDKLIDFSGWYPDSKVRFFNKKTAGPSADITHQYIVTTNEKSVNVHILHYGWQNYKQVIDKKNQYSTWAAQQLFEKGKKVSSFKPILNGTVAFIRCYFFKKGVLNGIDGLAFAIIQSFFSFIKYVKLIRLHKSKN; encoded by the coding sequence ATGGCAATCAGTGGATTAGTAATTACATTTAATGAAGAGAAAAATATAGAAAAATGCATCGATGCTTTATTTCAATACTGTGACGAAGTTATTATTATCGATTCTAACAGTACTGACAATACAGTAGCTCTTGCAGAAAGCAGAGGGGCGAAAGTCTACCTTCAAGCATTTTTAGGAGATGGACCGCAACGCACCCATGGTTTACAATTTTGTAAACACGATTGGATTATGAATCTAGATGCGGATGAGTTCTTAGATACAGATGCACTTGCTTTTATCCAAAAGAAAGGATATGAAAATAGCCCTTTTGATGGTTTTAAATTTAGAGTTAAAAACTTTTTAGGCGATAAATTAATTGATTTTTCAGGTTGGTATCCCGATTCAAAAGTTCGTTTTTTCAATAAAAAAACGGCGGGTCCTTCTGCAGACATCACCCATCAATACATTGTAACTACGAATGAAAAAAGCGTCAACGTACACATTTTACATTATGGTTGGCAAAATTACAAGCAAGTGATTGATAAAAAGAATCAATACTCTACGTGGGCAGCGCAACAACTATTTGAAAAAGGAAAAAAAGTATCCTCTTTTAAGCCCATTTTAAATGGAACAGTAGCTTTTATAAGATGCTATTTTTTTAAAAAAGGAGTGTTAAACGGAATTGATGGCTTAGCTTTTGCAATAATACAATCGTTCTTTTCGTTTATAAAATATGTAAAGCTCATTCGCTTACATAAATCTAAAAACTAA
- a CDS encoding LTA synthase family protein, producing the protein MTKLFSKNTKIFTLRFLLIFAFYQLCRFGFYWYNGHLLDPFDAKVIWGGMRFDLAALGFINLLFALLHLWPGKFQTKKGYQAFLFYSFYLVNIFILCLNFVDYEYFRFIGRRSSYAFLTASGMENELPGLLKNFIVDYWWIPLFMLGSFVFFWLIYRKIDYKIYDSRFNFPQAIVTVLVVGILLVLGRGGFQPKPIRLVDAAGYGGLKNTALVLNTPFSVLKTMGKKETLPDYNFYSEEELVQIFNPVQVFHYDSINKKNVVLLIVESFGRENMHIGLTPFMDSLAQNSYFFEHGFANGKVSIDAVPSSISSIPSLMDRTYITSSYALNDVYPLPKILNDNGYHTAFFHGAFNGSQNFDQYANVAGFKEYYGKNEYEGPEAFDGSWGIFDEEFLQFFAGKLDGFKAPFFSTLFTISSHNPYTIPEKHKGKFPKGTGAIHESIAYADYALEQFFKTAQTKAWYKNTLFIVVADHTSSDGQIEKWKTNVGKFRIPILFFAPGDTSLPVAKIEKNFQQIDILPSLMDYLKINTQLVSFGKSYQSDQDFAISYLNNIYNYEEGDYYLAFDGTKSLGLYNWKIDPELKDNLLGKDPAKVEEMERFLKAYIQTFNSRVKNNQLVVKKKL; encoded by the coding sequence ATGACTAAACTATTTTCTAAAAACACCAAGATTTTCACGTTGCGCTTCTTGCTTATTTTTGCTTTCTATCAATTGTGTAGATTCGGCTTTTATTGGTATAATGGTCATCTATTAGACCCTTTTGACGCCAAAGTAATTTGGGGCGGAATGCGCTTTGACTTAGCTGCATTGGGTTTTATCAATCTTCTTTTTGCCCTTTTACACCTATGGCCAGGCAAGTTTCAAACGAAAAAAGGATATCAGGCGTTTTTATTCTACAGTTTTTACCTCGTCAATATCTTTATTCTATGTCTAAATTTCGTTGATTACGAATACTTTCGCTTTATTGGCAGACGAAGTTCGTATGCTTTTCTTACAGCGTCAGGCATGGAAAATGAATTGCCGGGTTTGCTAAAAAACTTCATCGTTGACTATTGGTGGATTCCTCTTTTTATGTTGGGATCTTTCGTTTTCTTCTGGTTGATTTACAGAAAAATAGATTATAAAATATACGATTCTCGTTTTAATTTTCCACAAGCCATTGTAACAGTGTTGGTGGTGGGAATTCTACTCGTTTTAGGGCGTGGTGGTTTTCAACCCAAACCCATTCGCTTGGTTGATGCCGCTGGTTATGGAGGCCTCAAAAACACGGCCTTAGTATTAAACACCCCCTTTTCTGTATTAAAGACCATGGGTAAAAAGGAAACTCTACCTGATTATAATTTTTACAGTGAAGAAGAATTAGTACAGATTTTCAATCCTGTTCAAGTTTTCCACTATGACTCGATCAACAAGAAGAATGTGGTTTTATTAATTGTTGAAAGCTTTGGACGAGAGAATATGCATATTGGACTAACTCCTTTTATGGATTCATTGGCGCAAAACAGCTATTTCTTTGAACATGGATTTGCCAATGGAAAAGTGTCAATTGACGCGGTTCCCTCTTCTATTTCCAGTATTCCAAGTTTAATGGATCGCACATATATTACCTCGAGTTATGCCTTAAACGACGTTTATCCTCTACCCAAAATACTCAACGACAACGGTTATCACACGGCCTTCTTTCACGGAGCTTTTAACGGAAGTCAAAACTTTGATCAATATGCAAATGTAGCGGGATTTAAAGAATATTACGGAAAAAATGAATATGAAGGACCAGAAGCCTTTGACGGTTCTTGGGGTATTTTTGACGAAGAATTTTTACAGTTTTTTGCTGGTAAATTAGATGGATTTAAAGCTCCTTTTTTCTCTACTTTATTTACCATCTCGTCCCATAATCCTTATACAATTCCCGAAAAACACAAAGGTAAATTTCCAAAAGGAACAGGGGCGATACACGAATCCATTGCCTATGCTGATTATGCTTTGGAGCAATTTTTTAAAACAGCTCAAACCAAAGCTTGGTATAAGAATACGCTCTTTATTGTCGTAGCGGATCACACCTCTTCTGATGGACAGATAGAAAAATGGAAAACCAATGTGGGAAAATTTAGAATCCCCATTTTATTCTTTGCTCCTGGAGATACAAGCTTACCCGTGGCAAAAATTGAAAAAAATTTCCAGCAAATTGATATTTTACCCAGTTTAATGGACTATTTGAAAATCAATACTCAACTAGTTTCCTTTGGAAAATCCTATCAATCTGATCAAGACTTTGCTATTAGCTATTTGAACAATATTTACAACTATGAAGAAGGCGATTACTACCTGGCTTTTGATGGGACAAAGAGTTTAGGACTTTACAACTGGAAAATCGATCCTGAATTAAAAGACAATCTTCTAGGAAAAGATCCAGCTAAAGTAGAAGAAATGGAACGCTTTTTAAAAGCCTATATCCAAACTTTTAATTCTCGTGTAAAAAACAATCAACTAGTTGTTAAAAAAAAGCTATAA